Sequence from the Equus caballus isolate H_3958 breed thoroughbred chromosome 6, TB-T2T, whole genome shotgun sequence genome:
TAAATGCGgactgaaaagataaatattccAAGGTGTAAATTATGTGAGTTAAGACCCAATGGCTCCAAAACCTGTATAAAATAAAAGTGTcaataatcttgaaaaaagacACGTGATATATTGTAGTAATTTCAGTGTGGATACAATTATATGGTCACACAGTGagttgaaagaaaatgtgatacatagTTTGTAAATGATACACTGGTAAATGTATACAGAAGTTTCAAATGAATATCTCCTTTTACCTTGAAATTTCATTTCCAGGAATTGTTATGAAATCATGCAATAAGTTTTATAAAAAGATGTGTTTTGCAGACACTTTAACAATTGTAGAAAACAAAGAGATATATGAAAGTGTGCTGGAAATTGATTTAAAACTTGTGATGCATTCATAAAGCTATTTCAATATAggtgaaaatttgaaatataagaatttacaaaaataaagatttaaaaattgaagCTATACAAATACATTGGATTGGAATGAAATTAAATACATTATCTTatagaaatgtaaaaattttgtAATCTACCTTAAGATGAATAACATGTGAAAAATTAAGTATTCAGATGTGCAAATTCCTTGACCTCCAATTTGAATACCTTACTGACAGATTCCTCAGAAACAAAAGTAGCCACCAAGAAACATACAGCTGTTTATCTGCCTGACAGCTAAAGCAAGGAAGAGATGCCAGTTAACAGTTTGGCCAGCGTGGAAGGTAATAACGAAAGCAAAGAGGGTGATAGTTTCCTGGTAGGCATGACTTTATCCACTAGTGAAATTGCTGtttcaaatgcaaaaaaaaaaaaaacctcaatgttAAATACAGGGACATATAAAATTTAAGCAATTGCAATCAGTGACAAAGCACTTTCAAGATGAAACTCAAATAGGACAGAAGATAGGTTTGAATGTGTAAGCAAGTGAAGAAGAGATAATGTATTTACACAATGATATGTCTTACCATTGACTATGAATATAGGATTTTGTTAGTTTTGGCAGCTATCCCAGTAAAAAAGGCAACAGTCCTTGATTTCAACAAATTtactttctcagaggaggtgctGAGACATAAGTAACAATTATCTGTTACGGGAGCACAAATGAGGACCAGTTAACACAGACAATTGAGTTTTAGAAGACTTTCCAGTAGAAGTGACGCTCAAAGTGAAAATTACAATTGATAGCTGTACCGGGTAGTTCGGGAGACCGGGGTTAAAGACGGAGTGTGGAATGAGCGTGACAGGAGGGGGGATGTTTTTTTCAGACAGATAATCCATGTGAAGTGCTTACTACAGGCCTATCACAtggtaaattctcaataaatataatttattctttttgctgtaaGGAACATGGAGTATAAAGAGAAAGATCGGGGTTACAGAgagtgtaaatcccacttgagaTTTTATGGTTTTGAGTTCACAACACATGACTTATCTGTAGAAGTCCAGAGAATAATAGCTGACATATATGAAATGCATGCCATGCTTCGGATTTTATTATAAATGCTTTACTTCTTCTAATCATTTTAACTGTATATGGTAGATgccatttttctctccatttatagATTAAAGAATGGAAGACCTGAGAGGTGGGGaaacttgcctaagatcatacGGATGTAGGCAAGAAAGCGAGGTGTTGAACAATGGACATCTTGCTACAAAAGGTCTGCTCTTAACACTGTGCTGTCACTACGGCTAAGACTGAGGGAGAGATTAAAGACAGGTGTGTGGAGAGTATATTTAGTActttaaatttgattttgaacTTAGTGATAGTGATAACAAGGTGGTAGAGTGTTTCCCATGCTTAACTAAACAAGCAGAAAGCATAAAAGTAATACGTCGTTATTTCCAGCTGTATATCTTTGGGCCaaacatttcttcatttgtagcAAATAAATTGCGCTGTAAAATACTCCCTGTTTTGTGCATCCGGTGGACACTGAGTGTGAATTACACACATTCAGAGAAGCCTAGGAGAGTCTGAGGAGTGATCCAACAACGTGGAAGTTGCctgttaaaacacaaaacaaaacaacataaacACGTGCTTGGTCATAGCggcaaaatgtaaaatgtaagtTGCAGCTGAATCAACAAAGTCTGATGGAGCCCAGATACAGCTgttacatatttacattttatcatGAGCAAATCTTCAAGAAAAGACATGAAACAAATTATTGCACTTAAATATTCACCTTTGAAATAAGGAAGAAACTTTGGATGTAAGAAGAAATCATAATTTTGTTaaagcatgcacattgtgggtCAAGTCTAATCATATGAGAAAATCCGGTCTTGGATATAGATTGAAACTGAAATCAAAGAGGAAACTGGTATGGTAGAACAGTTTTTTAGAATGTGTTTAAAAATCTATCGCAAAATTGccaaagcaataaaagaaaataaatgagtagCCATCCCGCCAGAATATTGGCAATATTGATTAGTAATTTATAGAAGAATCTACATGTGAATCAGTTTGCTGTCTCTGGTTGTCACTGTTTACTGCTATCTGGCTTTGATAGCCTTCTATTCAAATAAGATATCTCTAAATTTTACATGAAATTGGATAAATTTCAGTAGTCAGTGATGAAAAACCACACAATAACAACCTTCATCTTGTTGGGATTGACGGATGACCCTCGACTTCAGATTCCaatttttatgtttctattcCTCAGCTACGTGGTAAGTATAACTGGAAACTTGACCATCATGTCACTCACTTTAGTGGACTGCCACCTTAAAAcacccatgtactttttcctacagaattttgcctttttagaaACCGCCTTTACATCGGCTTGTATCCCTAGATATTTGTACAACATAGCAACAGGTGACAGGacaattaaatataatatttgtatTCTTCAAGCATCTTTCACTGATGTCTTTGCAGTAACAGAATTTTTTCTCTTGGCCAccatgtcctatgaccgctatgtggccatctgcaagcccctGCATTACCAGACAATCATGAGCAGCAGAGTCTGCAGGAGGCTCATCCTCTGCTGTTGGATGTCTGGCTTGTTGATCATAATCCCCCCACTTATTCTGTTCCTAAACTTGAAATTCTGTGACTCCAATGTCATTGATCATTATTTATGTGATTCATCTCCTATCTTGAAGATTTCATGCTCAGACACGTGGCTCATAGAGCAGTTGGTTGTTGCCTGTGCTGTGCTAACCTTCATTGTGACCCTTGTGTGTGTTATTGTGTCTTACATTTTCATCATCAAGACCATTCTAAGATTCCCctctgcactgcaaaggaaaagGGCCTTTTCCACCTGTTCTTCTCACATGATTGTGGTTTCCATCACCTACGGAAGCTGTATCTTCATCTATATCAAACCTTCAGCAAAGGAATCAGCGGTCATTAATAAGGGTGTGACAGTGCTAATCACATCCATTGCTCCTATGTTGAACCCATTCATATACACTCTGAGAAACAAACAAGTGAGACAAGCCTTCAGTAATTCCCTCAAAAAAATTGCACTTTCTCAAAGAAACTGGAGAATGTTCATgtccagaaataaaatattaagctAAGCATAAACCATTACATCCGTTTGTCTCTTCTTGATCTGATCTCTATTCGGGTTACGTGTCTGAAACATCTATTAATCGTGCCCAGAATGAGCCCCTCCAGCACGTGAGCTCACTCCTTTAGTCCTCCTTCAAACAGACCACTTGCAGGGTCAGATCCCAATCAGAAGACATGATAATAATTTTCCAGTAAATGTAAACCTGATTTTACATCCATCTAGCAAACAaaattgaaatgaagaaaaataaaacaaatgcaaatcAAGCAGGAAATAAATAGCTTATCTTGTATTTCCTTGGACTTGCGAGAAAATAATTGATTTAAAGTGCTCCTCCCATCTTCCAATCTAAATGTTGCTGAAAATATTAactgattaaattaaaatttattgaatgcctatttcTTGGCAGTCAAGTTCCAagcataaatttttttaaaaattaatactatctttaaaattatttagctCCCTAATAATCctatatttctaaaagattttttttaatctaattgctttttctccccaaatccccctagtgcacagttgcatatttttagttgtgagtccttctagttgtggcatgtgagatgcagcctcagcatggcctgatgagtgatgccatgtccgcacccaggattggaaccggcaaaaccctgggccgccgaagcagagggcgcaaacttaaccactcggcaaccgggctggcccctctaaagGATTTTATAAAGCATCATTAGCAAGAAGTAACATGATATAACTgaagagtaaagaaaacaaaaataagtacaTGTCCAAATAAATGTGCTTTAAAGGAAAGCAGAATTTGATATCTAGGATCCTGGAGTTTATTCataaagacacacatacacataaaatgctgaaatttaaaaatgaaaagatttataGGTTATACAGAATAAATAATATCTTAAATAAATGTAAGGAAAAGCTCTTTTCTAGGATATGAAATTATAAGTACAATGTCAAAATGTTCATTTCAGTTGAGGATTTAAAGAAGTTATTAAGATTGTCAAAAATATTCagttgctaggggctggccccgtggccgagtggttatgttcacgcgctccgctgcaggcggcccagtgtttcgttggttcaaatcctgggcgcggacatggcactgctcatcagaccacgctgaggcagcgtcccacatgccacaactagaagaacccacaacgaagaatacacaactatgtaccagggggctttggggagaaaaaggaaaaaataaaatcttaaaaaaaaatattcagttgCTAAAGTAGAACATAAATATCCAAACTGAAAATATtgctaaaataagaaataaagtttttttgTGTTATGGaagcagagtttttaaaaatatgaaggaaacCAAACCAGCAATATGCATGGatataaaagaattgaaaaggaaGTCCAAATGAAAAGTTACAACTAAAgtaatcattaatttttttcatagtaGGAAATAAGTGGTTTAGAGATTAGATGACCACAAAATGTCTAtcaattttttcaaaagatttcATAAAACTGCTAAATAAATGTTCATCCTGGTGAGCGCTCTGCACTGCAGGCCACATCGCATCCTTTGGACTCTCTCCCGGTGTCTCAAAGATTTGGCACTTGCTGCTGCCTCTGTAAAAAAGTGCTCTTTCCCTCATTCTTccattctgcttctttttctcatGTAGATTTTAATTTACATGCCATTTCCACTTAaagctgttttttcctttcctgctcaTACAAACATACAAAGCAAGTCTGGGGAAATTTCTATTCTTCCTGCTGTTTCAACTTAAGCTGTCTTTCCTGTATCACCAATTACACTAAAAGTTTGTTAGATTCTGTATCTAAAATCTGCCACGAAGGCAAAAACTTGATTTTTACGTACACTTGAGTGTATGTAAAACCTAGGAAATAAATGATACTGAATACATTACCTTCAAATATACTGAATCAAAAAGACTCACAAACCCtgaaaaagaagcagaataattatttattgaagaaaaatgcTAATTTCTGATAGGAAAAAACAATCATAAAAAATCACATGGGTAGAATATGCTCTACATTTTTAAGGGACTTTAAATGAAGATTTAACAACCCTGCTgcatttgatttatattttaagatatgGACAAGTTAACAAAAGTTGTAGTTTACTGAGAGATTGATTTAGACTAACTTTACCTATTGCTACaatattattctctctctctctgtaataTACATAGTGTATAAATTGTAGTTTTAAATGGGTAAGCTTCCAAAAGCACTGGAGCTGGCTTTCAATCTTTGTTTCATAGGTTGGCAAGTTGAGATGTGGGAATACTAAGTAATGGTAGTCAGTGTTGGAGGCAGTGTTCAATTCTGTTTCATGTTACTGAAACAGATCTATCGTTCCTATGGGAAATGGTACTGCCACTCCAGGACTGCACACATAATCATCAAAATTACCTCAAGGAACATctcaagaaaacatattttatttgaaacacCCAATGTTTAGATCAAGAAAAtctttaacaaatatatattgatagTTTTATAATTGGGCAAATTTAtttactcaaaataaaaaatatctttatatgaTATGATAATTTATGATGCTAGAAATGGCAATTACTTATAGAAATAACACACTGTATTCATTATCTTgcaaaaatatataatgtttaaaatatgtaattgaaTAAAGAAAAGCTAGTCCTCTGGTAATAAGAAAGAGGCAAATGAACCTTAAAAATGGAATTCAGAgtagaaagagataaaaattggaatgaaaaaataaagccaatGTGTATGAGTGTTTTGCTGGTTGTCAGGACAACACTCACTGCAAATTAACCTACCAAGAATGAAGGAGAACGATACTCTGCAATAAAACATGAAGCCCCTTCAAAGAGGGATGTCAGCTGAGGGCTGGTTTCCAGGCTGCTCCTTGGTGTCAGACTTCTACCTTTTCCATCCCTGCTCCTCGGAAAATGAGACACTTAATCCtactagaaaaaaaatggaaacgcTCTTAGCGGAATTCTCAAACTCAGActatttgaaaattgaaaaatcatCGGATAACAAAACAAATTCATCCATGCATTGAGCCAGCTGTCCCCAAtttgccaggcagaggaagaTTATCATGAAGTTTCTGCATTAAAAAGTATGAAGTCCACCAAGTTGTGTATACAAAGGAGAGAATATTGTTGTAGCTTGGTCCAGAAACCTCTCCACTTCCCCTCTTCAAaaactctggcaaccaccattccacccTCTACTTCTGTAAGGTCGATtgttttagatacttcatatgagCAGACTCGCGCAGcgtttgtgactggcttattacACTTACCATGGTGTCCTCATGTCGTATCATATGACaggatttcattcatttttaaggctgaataatactccatcgAATGTTTATGCCACATTTTTTCATCCCTTCATCTGTCTATGGacttttaagttgtttccatatctttgctatgATGAATAATACTGCAGAGAATatggggtgcaaatatctttttgaaacACTGATTTCAATCCTTTTGAGCATATACCCAGAcataggattgctgggtcataggatagttctatttttaatttttttgaggaaactccatactgtttacCTTAGTGGCTtcactattttacatttccaaacATAGTATATAGGggttctaatttttccacatccttgacaatacttgttatcttttgttttttgatactagccatcctaacagaagtgaagtgatatctcattgtggttttgacatgtatttccctcatgattagtgatgttgagcatcttttcatacacctGTTGGCTATCAGTATCTCTACTGTGGAGAAATGTATATagaagtcctttgctcattttttaatcaggttatttccttttactgttattgagttgtaggaattccttatacattttgggtattaattgcttatcagacatatggtttgcaaatactttctcccattccatatattgcctttttgttttgtttatggtttcctctaccgtgcaggagctttttagtttgatgcagtcccacttatctatttttgtttttgctgcctATACTTTTATTGTTATATCCAAGATATCAttgctaagaccaacgtcaagaAACCTGTGGGATTTTTGTGGTTTCAAGTCTTATCcctaagtctttaattcattttgcctTGATTTTGTATATAGTGAGAGATAATATCTCATTCTTCTCAATATTTGTGGAagagattattctttccccattgttaTTAGCATACCTGTCAAACATCAGTTGACCCTatatgtgtgaatttatttctgggctctctattctattccattggtctatgtgtttaCCTTTAtatcagtaccatactgttttgattactgtagctatataatgtgttttgaaatcagtaagtgtgatgcttccagatttgttattctttctcaagattgctttggctatttggggtcttttgaaTTGGTTCCATATCAattttgggaatttttttctatttctataaaaaatgacattgaggttttgatggggattgcaacgaatctatagatcactttgaGTAGGATGGGTATTTTGTTGGtatgtcttccaatccatgaaaagaGGATGCCTTTCCAATTATTTGcaccttctttcatttcttccatcAGTTTTAACGATTTTCAGTGTACAACTCTTTTCTGCTTCCTCAATCAAGTTTATCTTTATACTTTATTCTTATTGATGATATTGTAAATGGaaccattttcttaatttccatttcagatggttcattattagtgtatagagaTGTAACTGGCttttatacattaatttttatcctgcaactttaatgaatttgttgattagttctaacagcttttttgtAGAGTATTTCTTGTTTCCTACATATAAGATGAAGTCATCTGAAAACGGAgataatttttacttcttcctttcctatttaggtgccttttatttctttttcttgtctaactgctccggctaggacttccaataatcttttgaatagaagtggcaagaatATGcgtctttgtcttgttcctgatcttagaggaaaagctttctgttTTATATCATTGAGGATAATGTTAGCTCTGAGATttacatatattacatttattatgtCAAGTAGCTTCCTTTTATAGCCACTTTGAGAAGtgattttaatcatgaaagggtTTGAATTTGTTGAATGCATTTCCTGCATCACATGACATGACATGATCATGTGATCTGCatcctttgttctgttaatgtggtgtatcacgtatatagattttcatatgttgaaccattcaTGCACCCCAGGGGTAAATCCCTCTTGGTCActatgtatgatctttttaatgtgctgttgaatttggcatgctaaaattttattgaggatttttgcatctatgttcatcagaaatactggcctgtagttttgtaaccgaaagttcggtccctgaacccgatgccaatccaaataacgagaacagagtcttgagtggaagaggaaaggtttttactatgggAGCACAGGGAAGCAAAAcacaggcacagggagcaaaacAAGGGCTGATGCCTTAAAAATTGCTAGTTCCCTggtgaggaatgggtagggattttatttggggttttgggtaggggagggggagtatgtagcttgtgcagctcgGTGCTTTTACACCAGCCTgggtttggccttgagaggctgcttgcagtcAGGCAGGGGGATGGTGAggtaggaggatggcaggtgggcatcCTTCGCCGCCGtcttgtcttcctgtttgaggcgGGTTCCAGCGCCGGGagtgaggagttgaggtctgggaagcctctgctccttgatattcttgagacagcggctttcctggcaaacttcaaggacacatgatcAGCTAAACTTTAGTgcgcctccaactccaggccacctgggctttgaACAAtgtgtaactcccatttagttgtaaagctcaaggagtcaaagtttaaagaaacaggtatttacatatgagtggagctagagaagcaggaaagggggtggtgggttttagttttaaccctgTATACTCTGGGTTCagtgtgggggaactgatatcagggctgataagAGCCTGTAACAGTTTTCTCTACTTGAAGTAGCATATTTAGCTTGGAAAACAGAGTAATACTGACCTAAGAAAATGAATCTGGAAGTGTTCCcctctcttcaaatttttggaagagtttgaaaaacattggcattaattctttaaatggttagtataattcaccagggaagctatcttctttataatttccccaagatttatttttgaaacatgagttatttttaagtgttaatttctacatatttgggGGTTTTCCGGAGATCTCTCTTTTGATTTATAATACAATTCCTGTGTCGTCAGAAGACACATTTTGTGGGATTTGAATGCCTTTACACTTATTTGACTTGTGTTATGGCTCAGAATATAGTTTGTCTTGACAAATGTTCACTGTGCACTCaaaaagaatgcgtattctgccaTTTTTGGGCAGAATGTTCtgtagatgtctgttaggtctcaGTGGTTTACAGTTGTGCAAGTCtccaatttccttgttgatcttctgcctagttgTGCTATTGATAAGTCGTTAGTTGATAGTTTTGTTCATCTTCCATATTCTTACTGACTTTCTGTTTGTTCTGCCAATTACTGAGAAAGAGGAGTATTGAAATACCCTAATATAGTTGTGTGTCTACTTCTCCTTgctttctatcagtttttgcttcatgcacTTCAAAACTCTATTGAGAGAAAAAAGTGTGAGCATTTCTGTGCCATTTGAGTAAACTGACCCCTTTAATCGCTATGAAATGAGCTTCTTTATTCTTGGTAAACTTTACTCTAAAATTCAGTCTGTCTAGTATTAAAATAGCCactgtagatttctttttattagttCTAGCACGTTTCATTCATTTCTATCATTTTAGCTTTATCTAATTTGtctctttatatttaataaagaGTTATTGTACCTAACATGAAGTTGGGTTTTGCTTGTTTATTCAACGGGATACTCTCTGCCTTTTAACTGAGGTTTTAGACAATTTACATGtaatggaaattttatttgtCCAAGTTTAAATCTAAGATCTTactaattgttttctatttgtactATCTGTaacttgcttccttttttcttttttatgtgtacctttgaattaaatgaatttctatattttgattttatCTCATATATTGGCTTCCTACTACAGCTATAACAAAGAACATaattagtggcttgaaacaacacaaa
This genomic interval carries:
- the OR6C326 gene encoding olfactory receptor 6C2, which encodes MKNHTITTFILLGLTDDPRLQIPIFMFLFLSYVVSITGNLTIMSLTLVDCHLKTPMYFFLQNFAFLETAFTSACIPRYLYNIATGDRTIKYNICILQASFTDVFAVTEFFLLATMSYDRYVAICKPLHYQTIMSSRVCRRLILCCWMSGLLIIIPPLILFLNLKFCDSNVIDHYLCDSSPILKISCSDTWLIEQLVVACAVLTFIVTLVCVIVSYIFIIKTILRFPSALQRKRAFSTCSSHMIVVSITYGSCIFIYIKPSAKESAVINKGVTVLITSIAPMLNPFIYTLRNKQVRQAFSNSLKKIALSQRNWRMFMSRNKILS